One region of Streptomyces rishiriensis genomic DNA includes:
- a CDS encoding HAD family hydrolase yields MTAVLFDFSGTLFRIESAESWLRAVLEGADVTLPASEFAEKARALETAGALPGGASPLRLPAGVAELWRVRDESAELHRAAYTGLSRQVTLPDPALHDALYERHRIPAAWAPYPDALDVLSGLRERGLRVGVVSNIGWDLRPVFREHGLDRYVDAYTLSYEHGFQKPDPRLFTVACEALDADPGGVLMVGDDRHADGGAAALGCAVHFVDHLPAAERPDALRTVLGLVG; encoded by the coding sequence ATGACAGCCGTGTTGTTCGACTTCTCCGGGACCCTGTTCCGTATCGAGTCCGCCGAGTCCTGGCTGCGGGCGGTGCTGGAGGGGGCCGACGTCACGCTGCCCGCGTCGGAGTTCGCCGAGAAGGCGCGGGCGCTGGAGACGGCCGGCGCGCTGCCCGGCGGGGCGAGTCCGCTCCGGCTGCCCGCCGGGGTCGCCGAGTTGTGGCGGGTGCGGGACGAGAGCGCGGAGCTGCACCGAGCCGCGTACACGGGTCTGTCCCGTCAGGTGACGCTGCCCGACCCGGCGTTGCACGACGCCCTGTACGAACGGCACAGGATTCCGGCGGCCTGGGCGCCCTACCCCGACGCCCTCGACGTGCTGAGCGGGTTGCGCGAGCGCGGGCTCCGGGTCGGTGTGGTCAGCAACATCGGCTGGGACCTGCGCCCGGTGTTCCGGGAGCACGGCCTCGACCGGTACGTCGACGCGTACACACTGTCGTACGAGCACGGGTTCCAGAAGCCGGACCCCCGGCTGTTCACCGTCGCGTGCGAGGCACTGGACGCCGATCCCGGCGGAGTCCTGATGGTCGGTGACGACCGGCACGCGGACGGCGGGGCGGCGGCACTGGGCTGCGCGGTGCACTTCGTGGACCATCTGCCGGCGGCCGAACGCCCGGACGCGCTGCGGACGGTGCTGGGCTTGGTGGGGTGA